From a single Pempheris klunzingeri isolate RE-2024b chromosome 2, fPemKlu1.hap1, whole genome shotgun sequence genomic region:
- the c1qb gene encoding complement C1q subcomponent subunit B → MAPRWLSCSTAVFLLLVRVSPIVTQSCDRYTPGIPGIPGAYGPDGLDGPMGEKGDPGESAQPIRGQKGEPGIRGPPGRPGLKGDEGLSGPPGKPGLRGAKGRSFIPVDQQRSFFSNKREIAYAPELDTAIDFNSHILPGQDQQFQGESLTNGTYICSVKGIYFFSFHISAKSKVCLKLVKGSDDHMILCDTSHGFLVTSGSAVLELGVGDTVSLQTTKYNSIVTSQTDSTSHIFTGFLIFPID, encoded by the exons GCCCCCCGCTGGCTGAGCTGCAGTActgcagtgtttctgctctTGGTTCGTGTCAGCCCCATTGTCACACAGTCATGTGACAGGTATACCCCAGGGATTCCTGGGATACCAGGTGCCTATGGTCCTGATGGCTTAGACGGTCCCATGGGGGAGAAGGGAGACCCTG GTGAGTCAGCTCAGCCTATCAGGGGCCAAAAGGGGGAGCCAGGAATTCGGGGCCCCCCAGGACGGCCTGGACTGAAGGGGGATGAGGGTCTCTCGGGGCCTCCTGGTAAACCAGGCCTGCGGGGAGCGAAGGGAAGGTCTTTCATTCCTGTGGACCAGCAGAGATCCTTCTTCTCCAACAAACGGGAGATAGCATATGCACCAGAGCTTGACACTGCCATCGACTTCAACAG TCACATTCTGCCAGGCCAGGATCAACAGTTTCAAGGAGAATCTCTGACGAATGGGACGTACATATGTTCCGTCAAAGGGATCTATTTCTTCAGTTTCCACATTTCAGCAAAGAGCAAA GTGTGTCTGAAGCTGGTGAAGGGCAGTGACGATCACATGATTCTGTGTGACACATCTCATGGTTTCCTGGTCACCTCCGGCTCGGCGGTCCTGGAGCTGGGTGTCGGAGACACAGTCTCACTGCAGACAACCAAGTATAACAGCATCGTGACGAGCCAGACCGACAGCACGAGCCACATCTTCACCGGCTTCCTGATCTTCCCCATCGACTAG